A window of Chloracidobacterium sp. N contains these coding sequences:
- the nuoL gene encoding NADH-quinone oxidoreductase subunit L yields MLTVMILAPLLGALLLTVAGRRLGERLAGALACLAVAVAAGLAFAAFFLKLLPAAPDAEGVRRVTERLGMWFSVGSLTADFGLALDPLSGIMVLFITGVGLLIHIFATGYMHGDEGYVRFFAALNLFVAAMLTLVLADNLLLMFVGWEGVGVCSYLLIGHYFTRDEAADAARKAFIYNRIGDAGLVLATLLLVTKAGSINFADIARWAAQQPVETLGWTAVGAGGLTTVGLLVLLGVTGKSAQIPLFVWLPDAMAGPTPVSALIHAATMVTAGVYLLARLNVVFLHAPTALVVVAVVGGATALLSATIALGQDDIKKVLAYSTVSQLGLMVMACGAGAFTAGIFHVTTHAFFKALLFLGAGSVIHALHEEQNLRRMGGLGRFMPLTRWTMTAGWLALAGFPLLSGFFSKDEVLLETFASAVLPGGLAKTLWVVGLLTSLLTAVYMTRLMVLTFHGEPREAVAHGQPHESPLVMTLPLVVLAVLSVFGGVLGLPEAFGAHPWMRGFLSPLVTMPTEFTHEAASHTTELVLMGISAAIALTGIAGGWWFFQRHPLWEAPRILQAKYRVDEAYDLAVARPLEALARRGLWQGLDVSVVDGLVGGIGRSLSGLGATLREMQSGYARGYVVMIFLAALLILGYFVFGPG; encoded by the coding sequence ATGTTGACCGTGATGATTCTCGCGCCACTGCTTGGCGCACTGCTGCTGACCGTGGCCGGACGTCGGCTGGGTGAACGTCTGGCCGGGGCCCTGGCCTGCCTCGCTGTGGCCGTGGCAGCGGGACTGGCTTTCGCGGCCTTTTTTCTGAAGTTGCTGCCAGCGGCGCCGGATGCAGAAGGCGTACGCCGGGTGACGGAACGCCTCGGGATGTGGTTCAGCGTGGGCAGTCTGACCGCTGACTTTGGTCTGGCGCTCGATCCGCTGTCGGGCATCATGGTGCTGTTCATTACGGGCGTCGGACTGCTCATCCACATCTTTGCCACCGGCTACATGCACGGCGACGAAGGCTACGTCCGCTTTTTTGCTGCGCTGAATCTCTTTGTGGCGGCCATGCTGACGCTGGTGCTGGCCGACAACCTGCTGCTGATGTTTGTCGGGTGGGAAGGCGTCGGGGTCTGCTCCTACCTGCTCATCGGGCACTACTTCACCCGTGATGAAGCTGCGGACGCTGCCCGCAAGGCTTTCATTTACAACCGCATCGGGGATGCCGGGCTGGTGCTGGCCACCCTGCTTCTGGTGACGAAAGCTGGAAGTATCAACTTTGCGGACATTGCACGCTGGGCGGCGCAGCAGCCCGTCGAAACACTGGGCTGGACGGCGGTTGGCGCGGGCGGCCTGACCACCGTCGGCCTGTTGGTGCTGCTGGGGGTCACGGGAAAAAGTGCGCAGATTCCGCTGTTCGTCTGGCTGCCCGATGCCATGGCGGGGCCAACGCCGGTTTCGGCCCTCATTCACGCGGCAACAATGGTTACGGCCGGAGTCTATCTGCTGGCGCGGCTCAATGTTGTTTTCCTGCACGCGCCGACGGCGCTGGTCGTCGTTGCGGTTGTCGGCGGGGCAACGGCGCTGCTGTCCGCCACGATTGCCCTTGGGCAGGACGACATCAAAAAGGTGCTGGCCTACTCGACGGTTTCCCAGCTCGGTCTCATGGTCATGGCCTGCGGAGCCGGAGCCTTTACGGCCGGCATCTTTCACGTCACCACGCATGCCTTCTTCAAGGCGCTGCTCTTTCTGGGCGCCGGCAGTGTCATTCACGCGCTGCACGAAGAGCAGAACCTGCGGCGCATGGGTGGGCTGGGACGCTTCATGCCCCTGACCCGCTGGACGATGACGGCCGGCTGGCTGGCCCTGGCCGGTTTCCCACTGCTGTCGGGCTTTTTCAGCAAGGATGAAGTATTGCTGGAAACCTTCGCTTCGGCCGTGCTGCCCGGTGGACTGGCCAAAACCCTCTGGGTGGTGGGCCTGCTGACCTCGCTGCTTACGGCCGTCTATATGACGCGGCTTATGGTGCTGACCTTCCACGGGGAACCGCGTGAGGCCGTCGCCCACGGCCAGCCGCACGAATCGCCGCTGGTGATGACCCTGCCGCTGGTGGTGCTGGCCGTGTTGTCAGTGTTTGGTGGCGTGCTCGGTCTGCCGGAAGCCTTTGGCGCCCATCCGTGGATGCGCGGCTTCCTCAGTCCACTGGTGACGATGCCGACCGAGTTCACCCACGAAGCGGCTTCCCATACGACGGAGCTCGTGCTGATGGGCATTTCGGCCGCCATTGCCCTGACCGGCATTGCCGGCGGATGGTGGTTCTTTCAACGCCATCCGCTCTGGGAAGCGCCGCGCATCCTGCAGGCGAAATACCGGGTGGACGAAGCGTATGACCTGGCGGTGGCGCGTCCGCTGGAAGCCCTGGCCCGGCGCGGCCTGTGGCAGGGGCTGGATGTCTCCGTGGTGGACGGACTGGTGGGCGGCATCGGGCGCAGCCTGTCGGGACTTGGGGCTACCCTGCGTGAAATGCAGTCGGGCTATGCCCGTGGCTACGTCGTGATGATCTTTCTCGCGGCGTTGCTCATCCTGGGCTATTTCGTGTTTGGCCCCGGATAG
- a CDS encoding NADH-quinone oxidoreductase subunit J has protein sequence MTFQQLLFVGFAALVLSGAVSVVLLRNPLYGAFALITSFVGLSALYVLMGAQFIGAAQIVVYAGAIMMLFVFVIMLLNVRADEERPPRHRFLVWLALPLGLAFTVQVWFAVWGMTGERAPSGEAGTVERVGKNLMTRYLLPFELTSVLILLAVVGALHLAKREKE, from the coding sequence ATGACCTTTCAGCAGCTTTTGTTCGTCGGTTTTGCGGCCCTGGTGCTCAGTGGCGCCGTGTCGGTGGTGCTGTTGCGCAACCCGCTCTACGGCGCTTTTGCGCTCATTACTTCCTTTGTCGGACTGTCAGCACTCTACGTTCTGATGGGCGCGCAGTTTATCGGCGCGGCGCAGATTGTCGTCTATGCCGGCGCCATTATGATGCTGTTCGTGTTCGTCATCATGCTGCTCAACGTGCGTGCCGATGAAGAACGTCCGCCACGGCACCGCTTTCTCGTCTGGCTGGCGCTGCCGCTGGGACTCGCATTCACGGTGCAGGTCTGGTTTGCCGTCTGGGGCATGACGGGTGAGCGCGCGCCTTCCGGCGAAGCCGGTACGGTCGAGCGGGTCGGCAAAAACCTCATGACCCGTTATCTGCTGCCGTTCGAGCTGACCTCGGTGCTGATTCTGCTGGCCGTGGTTGGCGCTTTGCACCTGGCAAAACGTGAGAAGGAGTAA
- a CDS encoding CBS domain-containing protein, with the protein MRAKDLMTSDFDFISGDATVRQALELMNQTRVHCLIVLPRDEYDGHGIITDRDIVYKVIATGGNLDKAYVHQVMTKPMFFVEPLHDIRAIARLLRAHKLTRAPVVEVGKIIGIVSITDIIRHFR; encoded by the coding sequence ATGAGAGCCAAAGACTTGATGACCAGTGACTTTGATTTCATTTCCGGCGACGCGACCGTGCGGCAGGCCCTGGAGTTGATGAACCAGACGCGCGTTCACTGCCTCATTGTCCTGCCCCGTGATGAGTACGACGGCCACGGCATCATCACCGACCGCGACATCGTCTATAAGGTCATTGCCACGGGCGGCAACCTCGACAAGGCGTACGTCCATCAGGTGATGACGAAACCCATGTTCTTTGTCGAGCCGTTGCACGACATTCGCGCCATCGCCCGGCTGCTCCGGGCCCATAAACTCACCCGCGCGCCGGTCGTCGAAGTCGGAAAAATCATCGGCATTGTTTCCATTACCGACATCATCCGCCATTTCCGGTAG
- a CDS encoding NuoM family protein encodes MTFLDSGLLLVLLIVAPVMGALVIAALAATSAEAGRRYALAVALTTALLTCGLSWRLIGRQTAPVLVVNAPWIPTLGVWFHLAVDGLSLWLILLVTLLTPLAMLASTAITTRRHIYFMLVLLFESGLIGVFLARDLVTFYVFWEVVLIPAYFLIGLWGGENRLAAVTKFFLYTVAGSLLMLAAIIGLYVAHGQATGRYTFDLETLVKARNLLSPDLRQWCFWGFAIAFFVKIPVFPLHTWQADTYAECPTPITALLAGAMSKMGTYALVRFGVGLFPEEAQAWALPVLVLAVVSILHGALVAMVQTDLKRLLAYSSLSHLGFVTLGVFSFTAYGVEGAMFHMVAHGVTTGALFLLVAMLETRRQTTDLGEFGGLAQAMPRFAFLMVLASLASAGVPFTNGFIGEFLTLLGAFTATPGRWFAVVAASGMVLSAVYLLTAVRRTLFGPHKATFEMPDADWREVLTVAPLAALMLVMGIAPRFFLEATRPAVPPVVTATSRPS; translated from the coding sequence GTGACCTTCCTTGATTCTGGCCTGTTGCTCGTCCTTCTGATTGTTGCGCCGGTGATGGGCGCGCTCGTCATTGCGGCTCTCGCGGCCACCTCGGCCGAAGCCGGCCGGCGGTATGCCCTGGCCGTTGCCCTGACAACGGCTCTGCTGACATGCGGGCTGTCATGGCGGTTGATTGGCCGCCAGACCGCCCCGGTGCTCGTCGTCAATGCGCCGTGGATTCCCACGCTGGGCGTCTGGTTTCACCTGGCTGTGGATGGTCTCAGCCTGTGGCTGATCCTGCTGGTGACGCTGCTGACGCCGCTGGCGATGCTGGCCAGTACGGCGATCACGACCCGGCGCCACATCTACTTCATGCTGGTGCTGCTGTTTGAAAGCGGGCTGATCGGCGTTTTTCTGGCGCGCGACCTGGTGACGTTCTATGTGTTCTGGGAAGTCGTGCTCATCCCGGCCTACTTCCTCATCGGCCTGTGGGGCGGGGAGAACCGTCTGGCAGCCGTCACCAAATTTTTCCTCTACACCGTTGCCGGAAGCCTGCTGATGCTCGCGGCGATCATCGGCCTCTATGTGGCGCATGGGCAGGCCACCGGGCGCTATACCTTTGACCTGGAAACGCTCGTCAAGGCGCGCAATCTGCTTTCGCCGGACCTGCGCCAGTGGTGCTTCTGGGGGTTTGCCATTGCGTTTTTCGTCAAAATTCCGGTGTTTCCGCTCCACACCTGGCAGGCTGACACCTACGCCGAGTGCCCGACGCCCATCACGGCGCTGCTGGCGGGGGCCATGTCGAAAATGGGCACCTATGCCCTCGTCCGGTTTGGCGTCGGACTGTTTCCCGAAGAGGCTCAGGCGTGGGCGCTGCCGGTGCTGGTGCTGGCCGTGGTCAGCATCCTGCACGGGGCGCTGGTCGCCATGGTGCAGACCGATCTGAAACGGCTGCTGGCCTATTCATCGCTCAGTCACTTGGGGTTTGTGACGCTGGGGGTCTTTTCGTTCACGGCGTATGGCGTCGAAGGCGCGATGTTTCACATGGTGGCGCACGGCGTCACAACCGGCGCGCTCTTTTTGCTCGTCGCCATGCTGGAAACCCGGCGGCAGACGACCGACCTGGGCGAGTTTGGCGGTTTGGCCCAAGCGATGCCCCGGTTTGCCTTCCTGATGGTTCTGGCCAGCCTGGCCTCAGCCGGCGTACCGTTCACCAACGGCTTCATCGGTGAGTTCCTGACTCTGCTGGGGGCTTTCACGGCCACACCGGGACGCTGGTTTGCCGTCGTGGCGGCCAGCGGCATGGTGTTGTCGGCGGTGTATCTGCTGACGGCCGTGCGGCGTACGCTTTTTGGGCCGCACAAAGCCACCTTCGAGATGCCGGATGCCGACTGGCGGGAAGTGCTGACCGTGGCGCCGCTGGCAGCTCTGATGCTGGTGATGGGCATCGCCCCCCGGTTCTTTCTGGAGGCCACGCGCCCGGCGGTGCCGCCGGTGGTCACGGCAACCTCCCGCCCGTCCTGA
- a CDS encoding 4Fe-4S binding protein gives MASVTTSVTSAPTPPRRNLLPYRLATQMVFVLIHVLLIRAAIPNLAWAIYGILFWAALVYLTMRTGRWVCAWICWLGGAQDLFARFARARVSFNPRWTQIGVLVVAALWVPLAWLFWRDAMTAHTSSMGFDAENWWSHALHLGLLAFVVGSVFVLGKRGACRYFCPFGMVVDGCRKMHQASSQPGLVTLKRRRVSPTTPAAEAAANATTNRGKTA, from the coding sequence ATGGCCTCTGTGACGACATCCGTTACGTCCGCGCCCACGCCACCCCGGCGCAACCTGCTGCCGTACCGGTTGGCAACGCAGATGGTGTTCGTGCTCATTCACGTCCTGCTCATCCGCGCGGCCATCCCGAACCTGGCCTGGGCCATCTATGGCATCCTCTTCTGGGCGGCGCTGGTCTATCTGACGATGCGCACGGGCCGGTGGGTGTGTGCCTGGATTTGCTGGCTGGGCGGCGCGCAGGACCTCTTTGCTCGCTTCGCCAGGGCGCGGGTGTCGTTCAACCCACGGTGGACGCAAATCGGCGTGCTGGTGGTGGCTGCCCTGTGGGTGCCGCTGGCCTGGCTGTTCTGGCGCGATGCCATGACCGCCCACACCAGCTCCATGGGCTTTGATGCCGAAAACTGGTGGTCGCACGCCCTGCACCTGGGGCTGCTGGCTTTCGTCGTCGGCAGTGTGTTCGTTCTCGGAAAACGTGGCGCTTGCCGGTACTTCTGTCCGTTTGGCATGGTGGTGGACGGATGCCGTAAGATGCACCAAGCGTCGTCGCAGCCGGGCCTCGTCACACTCAAACGCCGCCGGGTGAGTCCCACGACGCCTGCTGCTGAGGCCGCTGCCAATGCCACCACCAACCGGGGGAAAACTGCATGA
- the nuoK gene encoding NADH-quinone oxidoreductase subunit NuoK produces the protein MVPLSWYLILSAALFAIGAAGVFVKNNIISTLLCLELMLNAANLAFVAFSVFQGTVEGQLFVILVMAVAAAEAGVGLAIVIALFRNRETLDVDESSLLKL, from the coding sequence ATGGTGCCTTTGTCCTGGTATCTCATCCTCAGTGCTGCCCTCTTTGCCATCGGGGCGGCCGGTGTCTTCGTCAAAAACAACATTATTTCGACCCTGCTGTGCCTGGAACTCATGCTCAACGCGGCCAATCTGGCTTTTGTGGCGTTTTCGGTGTTCCAGGGGACGGTGGAAGGACAGCTTTTCGTCATCCTCGTCATGGCGGTGGCCGCTGCCGAAGCTGGTGTGGGACTGGCGATCGTCATTGCGCTGTTCCGCAACCGCGAAACCCTCGATGTGGATGAATCCAGCCTGCTGAAACTTTGA